Part of the Drosophila pseudoobscura strain MV-25-SWS-2005 chromosome 2, UCI_Dpse_MV25, whole genome shotgun sequence genome, CCGATTTGGTTTTATAGTCGCTGGCTTTGTCTAAAATTGAGACTGTCAGCCAAGGTCACTGGGAAACAGCTGCTGAAGAGTAGGAATTTCCCACCTACCAGCGTGAGAGAAAAAGTAAATAGCAACGAGTCTAAGAGTGATCATATAAAAGACAATTAATCCTAAAAATAGATCATGGCACACACAATCTTCgtctttaaatatttgaattgcAAAAATTAGGTTTCAGATGGAAATGAGTCTATTAAATACCCAACAATGTCAGTTAAAAGTAGATGGAAAATATTatctatattatatattatctATCTTAATATAAGaaaattcattttctttttttttaatttgaaattcaaattgatATAAAAAATCTTTAATTGAAACTTGATCCTTCCctcgtatatgtacatacgagtagaTTAATATCTTgccatttttcttttcattaagtttttattttcaacgCATTTCTCTCTTAAGTTTTAAGTTTTGCGTATACGAGTACCCTACACCGAGAAGACGTCAAAAATTTGCTGACATCAGTTGTATTTtggcacaaacaaaaaaaaccaactttTATTCTGCCAAGACGACAATATTTGCAGAGCAAACTCACGTCACAGTTGGGCCTGTTCCTCCCAATCTTTTGCAAATATCTGGATTCACTCTGCAATTTCTCAAGTCCGTGGCACACCAGTCTGCGTACAGATGAATATTAATTCGTATTGGCTtatataataatttgaataaaggTATCTGTAACTTACTCAGACGATTGACACAACCGCTGACTCCCATGACGCAGCTATTGCTGAACTGGCAGCGCACCAGTCGACCATTTATTCGGGTCTCTCCGCAGACTGGATTGTAGATTGTCGGGCAGACGGTGGGACAGAGATCCGCTGATTGAACTTCAAACTGGCCACAGGTCAGGAGTAGTCCAAGGAGCAGAAAAAACGACTTCATT contains:
- the LOC26533184 gene encoding vasotab, whose translation is MKSFFLLLGLLLTCGQFEVQSADLCPTVCPTIYNPVCGETRINGRLVRCQFSNSCVMGVSGCVNRLNWCATDLRNCRVNPDICKRLGGTGPTVT